A stretch of Fulvia fulva chromosome 4, complete sequence DNA encodes these proteins:
- a CDS encoding Beta-glucuronidase → MAQIYLLALATVAPCLCSTLPRSQPSLSGRPSVRVDLHPPQNAGIPLEHFVSYSIEFSSFPDFAAIVRVGGNTQDFSLFDKAQEQALVGIFNTNISSDYPTNITIGPAYFESYQTFPDTKFVHGFNLGLNSSKERQGLVDSVSYACKALGENVLDWET, encoded by the exons ATGGCGCAGATCTACTTGCTGGCGTTGGCTACTGTGGCACCTTGCCTGTGCTCAACACTCCCGAGATCACAGCCCAGCTTGAGCGGACGCCCGTCTGTGCGAGTCGATCTCCATCCGCCTCAGAACGCTGGCATCCCTCTCGAGCACTTTGTCTCCTACTCCATCGAGTTCTCTTCCTTCCCGGACTTTGCAG CCATTGTCAGAGTTGGCGGTAACACTCAGGACTTCTCCCTCTTCGACAAGGCCCAGGAACAAGCACTGGTCGGCATCTTCAACACGAACATATCAAGCGACTATCCCACCAATATCACCATCGGCCCAGCATACTTTGAATCGTACCAGACATTCCCCGATACTAAATTTGTGCACGGCTTCAACCTAGGTCTTAACAGCTCCAAAGAACGACAAGGCCTGGTCGACTCTGTGTCGTACGCCTGCAAAGCCCTGGGCGAAAATGTCCTCGACTGGGAGACATGA
- a CDS encoding Very long-chain fatty acid transport protein: MAATLAAVAAGTAAAAAYLDAKYHLRSDLSKGSLEHANEEAQQFIADRAAQGKCTLYHYIEEWAEQDIPDHLFLEYQARSWTYKEFHRDLQRVGNWLMNDLGVAQGEMVAMSGPNSAEWIKLWMALDGIGACQSFINHHLAGNALAHCVKLCEPRYVLADRETVDKMETTREELEQAGVTIVYFDEALFASMRDTTPIPRARTANVLPTDTKSLVYTSGTTGLPKGVIQVSGRSVNTARSMAKLLKLKRSDKFYTCLPLYHGAAQGLCTCPVIASGASMSLGKKFSHKTFWPEVHRSQPTILQYVGELCRYLVNAPVHPLERQHNIQMAWGNGMRPDVWEKFRQRFNIPVIHELYAATDGLGASFNWNHGEFGRNAIGVRGAFWNRAMSDREVRARIDPDTEEIVKDKDGWVVRCAVNEPGEVIHRVDPTLKELSFKGYFKNEKASDKRWMHNVFQKGDLWFRSGDVMRQDVDGRVYFVDRLGDTFRWKSENVSTNEVSDVLGTFEQIAEANVYGVAVPNADGRCGCATVVLKEGLMPESLDCDALGRFVTERLPRYAVPYFLRVAPQLAYTGTFKIQKGQAKREGVDLDLIEKAGSKDKVFWLPPGAASYRPYTRDDWNALRTGKVML, from the exons ATGGCTG CCACATTAGCAGCAGTGGCCGCCGGTACAGCAGCAGCTGCTGCGTACTTGGATGCAAAGTACCACCTCCGATCTGATCTGAGCAAAGGTAGTCTGGAACATGCCAACGAAGAGGCACAGCAGTTCATCGCCGACAGGGCGGCCCAAGGAAAGTGCACATTGTATCACTATATTGAGGAGTGGGCCGAACAAGACATCCCAGACCACCTTTTTCTGGAGTACCAAGCTCGGTCATGGACATACAAAGAATTTCACCGGGACCTGCAACGGGTGGGCAATTGGCTCATGAATGACCTGGGAGTGGCACAAGGCGAGATGGTTGCAATGAGCGGCCCAAATAGCGCAGAATGGATCAAGCTGTGGATGGCACTAGATGGTATTGGAGCATGTCAGAGCTTTATCAATCACCACCTTGCTGGCAATGCTCTTGCACATTGCGTCAAG CTGTGCGAGCCACGATACGTCCTTGCAGATCGAGAGACTGTGGACAAGATGGAGACCACCAGAGAGGAGCTCGAGCAGGCAGGCGTAACCATTGTATACTTCGATGAAGCACTGTTTGCGTCGATGCGAGATACCACCCCGATTCCCAGAGCACGAACCGCAAACGTCTTACCGACTGACACTAAAAGTCTCGTTTACACGAGTGGTACCACTGGACTTCCCAAAGGTGTCATCCAGGTCAGCGGGAGATCGGTCAACACTGCACGCTCAATGGCGAAGCTGTTGAAGCTCAAGCGATCGGACAAGTTCTACACATGCTTACCGCTATATCATGGAGCCGCACAGGGGCTCTGCACTTGCCCTGTCATTGCTTCTGGCGCCTCCATGTCACTGGGCAAGAAGTTCTCGCACAAGACCTTTTGGCCTGAAGTACATCGAAGTCAACCAACCATTCTACAGTACGTCGGCGAGCTCTGTCGCTACCTCGTCAACGCCCCGGTGCATCCTCTCGAGCGACAGCACAACATTCAGATGGCGTGGGGTAATGGTATGAGACCAGACGTTTGGGAGAAGTTCCGGCAAAGGTTCAACATACCTGTCATTCACGAGCTCTACGCTGCAACAGACGGTCTTGGGGCATCGTTCAACTGGAACCACGGCGAATTTGGCAGGAATGCGATCGGAGTACGAGGCGCATTCTGGAACCGAGCAATGAGTGACCGGGAAGTAAGAGCAAGGATAGACCCAGACACAGAGGAAATCGTCAAGGACAAGGATGGCTGGGTGGTCAGATGTGCTGTCAACGAGCCTGGAGAGGTCATTCACAGGGTGGATCCTACGCTGAAAGAGTTGTCGTTCAAAGGATACTTCAAGAACGAAAAGGCGTCAGACAAGAGATGGATGCATAATGTGTTCCAGAAGGGCGACCTGTGGTTCAGGAGTGGAGATGTCATGAGGCAAGATGTTGATGGACGAGTCTACTTCGTGGACAGGCTCGGCGATACATTCCGATGGAAATCTGAGAACGTCTCTACCAACGAGGTGTCGGACGTCCTGGGTACTTTCGAGCAAATCGCCGAGGCCAACGTATACGGTGTCGCCGTGCCGAACGCAGATGGTCGATGTGGATGTGCAACAGTAGTCCTGAAGGAGGGCCTGATGCCAGAGTCGCTGGACTGTGATGCGCTGGGCCGCTTCGTTACCGAACGATTGCCACGATATGCAGTGCCATACTTCTTGCGTGTTGCACCTCAGCTGGCATATACTGGTACTTTCAAGATACAGAAGGGCCAAGCGAAGCGAGAAGGTGTGGATCTGGATCTCATCGAGAAAGCGGGAAGCAAAGATAAGGTCTTTTGGCTACCTCCTGGTGCAGCCAGTTACCGGCCGTACACGAGAGATGACTGGAATGCGTTACGGACGGGCAAAGTCATGTTATGA